From one Microbacterium sp. 10M-3C3 genomic stretch:
- a CDS encoding GNAT family N-acetyltransferase: MSDEPLGIEIRELTTADEAHEAARVLAAVWPGDRQAMPANILRALAHSGNYVVGVFDGERMVGASAAFFGPPASRSMHSHITGVLADLQGSGIGRRLKQHQREWAFARGVGRITWTFDPLMARNAHFNLRVLGARVTEYLVDQYGPMDDDVNRGDASDRLMVTWDLASPPARTPDFADVAAEVMIPGDIETMRRETPAAAAAWRRVVRDMLVGHLAAGLRIAGFDDERGYLLVPA, encoded by the coding sequence GTGAGCGATGAGCCCCTGGGCATCGAGATCCGCGAACTGACCACCGCCGACGAGGCGCACGAGGCCGCACGCGTCCTGGCCGCGGTGTGGCCCGGCGACCGGCAGGCGATGCCGGCGAACATCCTGCGCGCGCTCGCGCACTCCGGCAACTACGTCGTCGGGGTGTTCGACGGGGAGCGGATGGTCGGTGCATCCGCGGCGTTCTTCGGGCCGCCGGCCTCGCGCAGCATGCACTCGCACATCACCGGGGTGCTCGCCGACCTGCAGGGGTCGGGGATCGGCCGACGGCTCAAGCAGCACCAGCGGGAGTGGGCGTTCGCGCGCGGCGTCGGGCGCATCACGTGGACGTTCGACCCGCTCATGGCCCGCAACGCCCACTTCAACCTCCGCGTGCTCGGCGCCCGCGTCACCGAGTACCTCGTCGACCAGTACGGCCCGATGGACGACGACGTCAACCGCGGCGACGCCTCCGATCGGCTGATGGTTACGTGGGACCTCGCGTCGCCGCCGGCGCGAACCCCCGACTTCGCCGACGTCGCGGCTGAGGTCATGATCCCGGGCGACATCGAGACGATGCGCCGCGAGACCCCGGCGGCCGCGGCCGCGTGGCGCCGCGTGGTGCGCGACATGCTCGTCGGGCACCTCGCGGCGGGGCTGCGGATCGCCGGCTTCGACGACGAGCGCGGCTACCTGCTCGTCCCGGCCTGA
- a CDS encoding MFS transporter, whose product MPPQGLIVAVLAVAGLCSSFMFSLVVPIQARLPELLNASRDDTAWVVTATLLAAAVTTPIAGRLGDMYGKRRIVLVLLAVMVIGSVIAALSPGIIGIIVGRALQGAVVGVVPLGISILRDVLHGNRIDSAIALISATLGVGGALGLPISAVVADRADWHVLFWISAAMGTVVFVLVLLIVPVSVLRTGGRFDYLGAAGLAAGLLAVLLAVSRGSLWGWTSPLTLGLIAAGLVVLVVWGWYQLRTREPLLDLRVAARRPVLLTNLASVAMGFALFSSQVSYPQMLELPLATGVGFGLSLLAASFVVMPSGLVMMVLSPLSGRMARAVGPRVLLVAGSVSLVLAYGFSLFWATEVWQLVVANILIGFGIGFGYAAMPMLIMRSVPPSETGASNGLNALSRSLGTSLAGAIVGAVLAALSQPFGDIQAPTAAAFQASFALGIGAAVVALVLALLIPTRSAEQHPSLPR is encoded by the coding sequence ATCCCCCCGCAGGGCCTCATCGTGGCCGTGCTCGCCGTCGCGGGCCTGTGCTCGTCGTTCATGTTCTCGCTCGTCGTCCCGATCCAGGCGCGCCTCCCCGAGCTGCTGAACGCGTCGCGCGACGACACCGCGTGGGTCGTCACGGCCACGCTCCTCGCCGCGGCCGTGACGACGCCGATCGCCGGCCGCCTCGGCGACATGTACGGCAAGCGTCGCATCGTGCTGGTGCTGCTGGCGGTCATGGTGATCGGATCGGTGATCGCGGCGCTGTCGCCCGGCATCATCGGGATCATCGTCGGCCGGGCGCTGCAGGGCGCCGTCGTGGGCGTCGTGCCCCTGGGCATCTCGATCCTGCGCGACGTGCTGCACGGCAACCGCATCGACTCGGCGATCGCGCTGATCAGCGCGACCCTGGGTGTGGGGGGCGCGCTCGGACTCCCGATCAGCGCCGTCGTGGCCGACCGCGCCGACTGGCACGTGCTGTTCTGGATCTCCGCCGCGATGGGCACGGTCGTGTTCGTGCTGGTCCTGCTGATCGTGCCCGTGAGCGTGCTGCGCACCGGCGGCCGCTTCGACTACCTCGGCGCCGCGGGGCTCGCGGCGGGCCTTCTCGCCGTGCTGCTGGCGGTGTCGCGCGGCAGCCTGTGGGGCTGGACGTCGCCCCTCACCCTCGGGCTCATCGCCGCCGGGCTCGTCGTGCTCGTGGTCTGGGGCTGGTACCAGCTGCGCACCCGTGAGCCACTGCTCGATCTGCGCGTCGCGGCACGACGCCCGGTGCTGCTGACGAACCTCGCCTCCGTCGCGATGGGCTTCGCCCTGTTCAGCTCGCAGGTGTCGTACCCGCAGATGCTCGAGCTGCCGCTGGCGACCGGGGTGGGCTTCGGGCTGTCACTCCTGGCCGCGAGCTTCGTCGTGATGCCCTCGGGCCTGGTGATGATGGTGCTCTCGCCGCTGTCGGGCCGGATGGCGCGCGCCGTCGGCCCCCGTGTCCTCCTCGTCGCCGGATCAGTGTCGCTCGTCCTGGCGTACGGGTTCTCGCTCTTCTGGGCGACCGAGGTGTGGCAACTCGTGGTGGCGAACATCCTCATCGGCTTCGGCATCGGGTTCGGATATGCCGCCATGCCGATGCTCATCATGCGCTCGGTGCCGCCGAGCGAGACGGGCGCCTCGAACGGCCTCAACGCGCTCTCGCGCTCGCTCGGCACGAGCTTGGCCGGCGCGATCGTCGGCGCGGTGCTCGCCGCGCTGTCGCAGCCCTTCGGCGACATCCAGGCGCCCACCGCCGCGGCGTTCCAGGCGTCGTTCGCGCTGGGCATCGGCGCCGCGGTGGTCGCCCTCGTGCTCGCGCTGCTCATCCCGACGCGCTCCGCCGAGCAGCATCCGTCCCTCCCCCGCTGA
- a CDS encoding MFS transporter, with protein sequence MGTVTTAPVALAPGWRNWIIWAVGVGAYVLSVTNRSSLSAVGVDAAVRFQADASALSMFAVVQLAVYGGLQIPVGLLLDRYGARPIVTTGMVLMAAGQVVMAFASDVGIGLVARMLIGAGDAAIFPSVLRLIALWFPAQRAPVLVQLTGVIGQLGQIVSVLPLALLLHATSWSIAFGALGGMGVLFAVLTFAIIRNRPPEQTSDVSVNTDTGAIRVVRSSPDLRRGFAESWGHPATRLAFWSHFTTPFAGTAFVLLWGFPFLTAGEGLPQGEASLVVTAFILFGIVLGPVIGALSVRHPMRRSRLLVLPTVGVQAVAWLIVIAWPGPAPLWLLLVLAAALATGGPASMIAFDHARTYNPSHRLSTATGIVNGGGFLAGLLAILFIGIAMDLQGAGTPETYSLGAFRIAFLAQVPLWLLGATMIVVERRHTRVHLGLEAPRRPRS encoded by the coding sequence ATCGGAACCGTGACCACAGCCCCCGTCGCCCTCGCGCCCGGCTGGCGGAACTGGATCATCTGGGCGGTCGGCGTCGGCGCCTACGTCCTGTCGGTCACCAACCGCAGCTCGCTGTCGGCGGTCGGGGTGGATGCGGCGGTCCGCTTCCAGGCGGATGCATCCGCCCTGTCGATGTTCGCCGTCGTGCAGCTGGCCGTGTACGGCGGGCTGCAGATCCCGGTCGGGCTGCTCCTGGACCGTTACGGCGCGCGCCCGATCGTCACGACCGGCATGGTGCTCATGGCGGCGGGACAGGTCGTCATGGCCTTCGCGAGCGACGTCGGCATCGGTCTCGTCGCCCGCATGCTGATCGGCGCGGGCGACGCGGCCATCTTCCCGAGCGTGCTGCGGCTGATCGCGCTGTGGTTCCCCGCCCAGCGGGCGCCCGTGCTCGTGCAGCTGACGGGCGTCATCGGTCAGCTCGGGCAGATCGTGTCGGTGCTGCCCCTCGCCCTCCTGCTGCACGCGACGTCGTGGTCGATCGCGTTCGGCGCGCTGGGCGGCATGGGCGTGCTCTTCGCGGTGCTGACCTTCGCGATCATCCGCAACCGCCCGCCCGAGCAGACCTCCGACGTCTCGGTGAACACCGACACCGGCGCGATCCGCGTGGTGCGATCGTCGCCCGACCTGCGCCGTGGTTTCGCCGAGTCGTGGGGCCACCCGGCCACGCGGCTCGCGTTCTGGTCGCACTTCACGACCCCCTTCGCCGGTACGGCGTTCGTGCTGCTGTGGGGCTTCCCGTTCCTCACGGCCGGGGAGGGGCTGCCCCAGGGCGAGGCATCGCTCGTCGTCACCGCGTTCATCCTGTTCGGCATCGTGCTCGGCCCTGTCATCGGCGCGCTGTCGGTGCGGCATCCGATGCGGCGGTCCCGCCTGCTCGTGCTGCCGACGGTGGGCGTGCAGGCCGTCGCGTGGCTCATCGTGATCGCGTGGCCCGGGCCCGCGCCGCTGTGGCTGCTCCTCGTGCTCGCGGCGGCGCTCGCCACCGGCGGCCCGGCGTCGATGATCGCGTTCGACCATGCGCGCACGTACAACCCCAGCCATCGCCTCAGCACCGCCACCGGCATCGTCAACGGCGGCGGTTTCCTCGCCGGCCTGCTCGCGATCCTCTTCATCGGCATCGCGATGGACCTGCAGGGTGCGGGCACGCCTGAGACCTACTCGCTCGGAGCGTTCCGGATCGCCTTCCTCGCGCAGGTGCCGCTGTGGCTCCTCGGCGCAACGATGATCGTCGTCGAGCGCCGCCACACGCGCGTGCACCTGGGCCTCGAGGCGCCCCGCCGCCCGCGCTCCTGA
- a CDS encoding peptide MFS transporter produces MADQTDTAVEAGDTDRRFFGQPWALAHIFGVEMWERFSFYGMQAILLIYMYYTVTEGGLGIDRAVATGIVGAYGGTVYLCTILGAWVADRLLGSERVLFYSAIVIMCGHIALALLPAVWGLGVGLVLVAVGSGGLKANATSVVGTLYAPGDARRNGGFSLFYLGINLGAFLGPIVTGALQTSLGFHWGFGAAAVGMALGLVQYSFGRRQLPESARVVPNPLPASRRGLMIAVAAAGIVVIAALVLLGIIRPDNLADVVIIVVVAASIAYFAVIASSKRITATERSRVFAFIPLFIVNVGFWSLYQQQFTLLTIYSDERLNRNILGWEMPISWVNSINPIFVIVLSGVFAAIWTRLGARQPGAPVKFSVGAIVMGVAFLLFLPWANGPANATPLLAITGILFVFTIAELFISPPGLAVSTALAPERFHTQMVALYFLSVALGTALAGWLAGFYDPKNEVPYFSILGFIAIGLGVALLLMSKPVLVLMKGVR; encoded by the coding sequence ATGGCCGATCAGACCGACACCGCCGTCGAGGCGGGCGACACCGACCGCCGCTTCTTCGGGCAGCCGTGGGCGCTCGCGCACATCTTCGGCGTGGAGATGTGGGAGCGGTTCAGCTTCTACGGCATGCAGGCGATCCTGCTGATCTACATGTACTACACGGTCACCGAGGGCGGGCTCGGGATCGATCGGGCGGTCGCGACCGGCATCGTGGGCGCCTACGGCGGGACGGTGTACCTGTGCACGATCCTCGGGGCGTGGGTTGCCGACCGGCTGCTCGGCTCGGAGCGCGTCCTGTTCTACAGCGCGATCGTCATCATGTGCGGCCACATCGCGCTCGCGCTGCTGCCCGCGGTGTGGGGGCTCGGGGTGGGCCTCGTGCTCGTCGCCGTCGGCTCGGGCGGGCTGAAGGCCAACGCGACCTCGGTGGTCGGCACGCTCTACGCGCCGGGCGACGCCCGTCGCAACGGCGGCTTCTCGCTGTTCTACCTCGGCATCAACCTGGGCGCGTTCCTCGGCCCGATCGTCACGGGCGCGCTGCAGACCTCGCTCGGCTTCCACTGGGGCTTCGGCGCGGCCGCGGTCGGCATGGCGCTCGGCCTCGTGCAGTACTCGTTCGGCCGCCGCCAGCTGCCCGAGTCGGCGCGCGTCGTGCCGAACCCGCTGCCGGCGTCGCGCCGCGGGCTCATGATCGCGGTCGCCGCCGCGGGCATCGTCGTGATCGCCGCGCTCGTGCTGCTCGGAATCATCCGCCCCGACAACCTCGCCGACGTCGTGATCATCGTCGTCGTGGCCGCTTCGATCGCGTACTTCGCCGTCATCGCGAGCTCGAAGCGCATCACCGCCACGGAGCGCTCGCGCGTGTTCGCGTTCATCCCGCTGTTCATCGTGAACGTCGGCTTCTGGTCGCTGTACCAGCAGCAGTTCACGCTTCTCACGATCTACTCGGACGAGCGCCTGAACCGCAACATCCTCGGCTGGGAGATGCCGATCTCGTGGGTGAACTCGATCAACCCGATCTTCGTGATCGTGCTGTCGGGCGTCTTCGCGGCGATCTGGACGCGGCTGGGCGCGCGCCAGCCCGGCGCGCCCGTGAAGTTCTCGGTCGGCGCGATCGTCATGGGTGTGGCGTTCCTGCTGTTCCTCCCGTGGGCGAACGGCCCCGCGAACGCCACGCCGCTCCTGGCGATCACGGGCATCCTCTTCGTCTTCACGATCGCGGAGCTGTTCATCTCGCCGCCGGGGCTCGCGGTCTCCACGGCGCTCGCGCCCGAGCGCTTCCACACGCAGATGGTCGCGCTGTACTTCCTGTCGGTGGCCCTCGGCACGGCCCTCGCCGGCTGGCTCGCCGGGTTCTACGACCCGAAGAACGAGGTGCCGTACTTCTCGATCCTCGGATTCATCGCCATCGGGCTCGGCGTCGCGCTGCTTCTGATGTCCAAGCCGGTGCTCGTGCTCATGAAGGGCGTGCGCTGA
- a CDS encoding 3-hydroxyacyl-CoA dehydrogenase: protein MIPRPIAIVGSGSIGVAFAILFARSGRPVRLYDVDENALERGRADMGARLALLSDAGLVGEPTDAVLARVEWHTDPHVAAADAELVQECTPERVDLKRAVFVQFAAAAPEDALLASSSSAIAPSMLVDGLDDAVAARVVVGHPGNPPYLLPVIEVVPSPRTARSTVKAVAEIYRDAGLRPVVLRREIEGFVFNRLQGAVLREAYCLVRDGIVDADEVDEVVRSGLGRRWSIIGPFETSDLNVRGGIAAHAERMADSYARMGAERGQHDPWTPDLVARVASERRARLPLVEWEDRVRWRDARLMALTPLWDAAS from the coding sequence GTGATCCCTCGCCCGATCGCGATCGTCGGGTCGGGATCGATCGGCGTCGCCTTCGCGATCCTCTTCGCCCGCTCGGGTCGCCCCGTACGGCTGTACGACGTCGACGAGAACGCCCTCGAACGGGGACGGGCGGACATGGGGGCCAGGCTCGCGCTCCTCTCGGACGCGGGCCTCGTGGGGGAGCCCACCGATGCCGTCCTTGCGAGGGTCGAGTGGCACACGGATCCGCACGTCGCGGCGGCGGATGCCGAGCTCGTGCAGGAGTGCACCCCCGAGCGCGTCGACCTCAAGCGCGCCGTGTTCGTGCAGTTCGCCGCCGCGGCACCGGAGGACGCGCTGCTCGCGAGCTCCAGTTCGGCCATCGCGCCGTCCATGCTCGTCGATGGGCTCGACGACGCTGTGGCGGCGCGGGTCGTCGTCGGCCATCCGGGCAACCCGCCGTATCTGCTGCCGGTGATCGAGGTCGTGCCGTCGCCGCGCACCGCTCGGTCGACGGTGAAAGCAGTGGCCGAGATCTATCGCGATGCCGGACTGCGGCCGGTCGTGTTGCGTCGCGAGATCGAGGGCTTCGTGTTCAACCGCCTCCAAGGGGCGGTGCTGCGGGAGGCGTACTGCCTCGTCCGGGACGGCATCGTCGACGCCGACGAGGTGGACGAGGTCGTGCGCAGCGGTCTGGGACGCCGGTGGAGCATCATCGGACCCTTCGAGACGAGCGACCTGAACGTGCGCGGCGGCATCGCCGCCCACGCGGAGCGCATGGCGGACTCCTACGCGCGCATGGGGGCGGAGCGCGGCCAGCACGACCCGTGGACGCCGGACCTCGTCGCCCGCGTGGCCTCGGAGCGGCGGGCGCGACTGCCCTTGGTCGAGTGGGAGGACCGCGTGCGATGGCGGGACGCCCGGCTGATGGCTCTCACGCCGCTGTGGGACGCCGCATCCTGA
- a CDS encoding iron-containing alcohol dehydrogenase: MSETAAPAGLPAPTRTENDLALGLLRQPRAVLFGPGQRRQLPRIVADIGRHALVVTDERMAASTEFREIADGLRAAGVAVEVFDRTEPELPRENVMEVAERFRDLPIDVIVGVGGGSCLDLAKVSAVVLANGGDVRDYYGEFLVPGPGVPVVTVPTTGGTGAEVTCISVVFDGERGMKVGVASPYLEATAAVIDPELTLTCPPGLTAATGADALSHLVEAFTGRAKNPSPEELATKLYAGKNVLTDVYARQGLSLLGRSLPAVAADPGDLKARTDTMFASYCAGMAINTAGTAGAHAIQSPIGNLTHTPHGFGVAALLPWVMRYNLPARVPEFAEIARLLGAAEDGAGEQEHARAAVRAVESLLRAVGAPTDLATLGLSPDDFAFVADQAMLATRLTANNPRELTRDAVLEILRHGHAADEDWWGE; this comes from the coding sequence ATGAGCGAGACCGCCGCACCCGCCGGACTTCCCGCACCCACCCGCACCGAGAACGACCTTGCGCTGGGCCTGCTCCGGCAGCCGCGCGCTGTGCTCTTCGGGCCCGGCCAGCGACGCCAGCTGCCCCGGATCGTGGCCGACATCGGTCGGCACGCGTTGGTGGTCACGGATGAACGGATGGCCGCGAGCACGGAGTTCCGCGAGATCGCCGACGGCCTGCGGGCAGCCGGTGTCGCCGTCGAGGTGTTCGATCGCACCGAGCCGGAACTGCCGCGAGAGAACGTGATGGAGGTGGCCGAGCGCTTCCGCGACCTGCCGATCGACGTGATCGTCGGGGTCGGGGGCGGATCGTGCCTGGACCTCGCCAAGGTCTCGGCCGTGGTGCTGGCCAACGGCGGCGACGTACGCGACTACTACGGCGAGTTCCTCGTCCCGGGGCCGGGTGTGCCGGTCGTGACCGTCCCGACCACGGGCGGGACCGGCGCCGAGGTGACGTGCATCTCCGTGGTCTTCGACGGCGAGCGCGGGATGAAGGTCGGCGTCGCCAGCCCATACCTGGAGGCGACCGCCGCCGTCATCGACCCGGAGCTCACCCTCACGTGCCCGCCCGGCCTGACGGCGGCCACGGGCGCGGATGCGCTCTCCCACCTCGTCGAGGCGTTCACCGGGCGGGCGAAGAATCCGTCGCCCGAGGAGCTCGCCACGAAGCTGTACGCCGGGAAGAACGTGCTCACCGACGTATACGCGCGCCAGGGCCTGTCGCTGCTCGGGCGCTCGCTCCCGGCCGTCGCCGCCGACCCCGGCGACCTGAAGGCGCGGACGGACACGATGTTCGCGTCCTACTGCGCCGGCATGGCGATCAACACGGCCGGCACCGCGGGAGCCCACGCGATCCAGTCGCCGATCGGCAATCTGACGCACACGCCGCACGGGTTCGGCGTCGCCGCCTTGCTGCCGTGGGTGATGCGGTACAACCTGCCGGCGCGCGTGCCGGAGTTCGCCGAGATCGCTCGTCTGCTGGGCGCGGCGGAGGACGGCGCCGGTGAGCAGGAGCACGCACGGGCCGCCGTGCGTGCCGTCGAGAGCCTGCTGCGCGCCGTGGGCGCGCCCACCGACCTGGCCACCCTCGGCCTGTCGCCCGACGACTTCGCGTTCGTCGCCGACCAGGCGATGCTCGCCACGCGCCTCACGGCCAACAATCCGCGGGAGCTGACGCGCGACGCCGTGCTCGAGATCCTCCGACACGGCCACGCGGCGGACGAGGACTGGTGGGGGGAGTGA
- a CDS encoding aldehyde dehydrogenase family protein gives MQPLGAELDRNDQVPHRLLLDRGDAIAEIMTLESGKPLSEARAEFQLSADFFLWYTEQIAHLHGSFAHGSRGGYRIVTTHQPVGPTLLITPWNFPLLMIARKAGAALAAGCTTVVKTARETPLTCAMFVSVLIDAGFPAGVVNLVHTTSSSTISAEVMADPRLRKVSFTGSTEVGATLLRQAAPGIVNASMELGGDGPFVVLDDADVEAAAAQAIVAKFRNAGQACVAANRIIVHEKIADAFIERFVALAEALRVGSGFEPGTDVGPIISARQRDGVAELVAEFERIDATLLTGGRVIDGDGYFFQPTVFEVRDRDSDVCHRELFAPIAAIYRVESTADAIRFANDTRYGLAAYVFTRDLSRAFAVVERLDFGMVGINRGIMADPAAAFGGVKASGLGREGGQDGIYEFLEPKYLAVTVDEEGALS, from the coding sequence CTGCAGCCACTGGGCGCCGAGCTGGATCGGAACGATCAGGTTCCCCACCGACTCCTGCTCGACCGAGGCGATGCCATCGCCGAGATCATGACGCTCGAGAGCGGCAAGCCGCTGTCGGAGGCGCGCGCGGAGTTCCAGCTCAGCGCCGACTTCTTCCTCTGGTACACCGAGCAGATCGCGCACCTCCATGGCTCCTTCGCCCACGGCTCGCGTGGCGGGTACCGCATCGTCACCACCCATCAGCCGGTCGGGCCGACGCTGCTCATCACGCCGTGGAACTTCCCGCTGCTGATGATCGCGCGGAAGGCGGGGGCCGCCCTCGCCGCAGGGTGCACGACCGTCGTCAAGACCGCACGCGAGACGCCGTTGACGTGCGCGATGTTCGTGTCGGTGCTGATCGATGCCGGGTTCCCCGCAGGCGTCGTCAACCTCGTGCACACCACGTCGTCCTCGACGATCTCGGCGGAGGTCATGGCCGATCCGCGCCTGCGCAAGGTCAGCTTCACGGGATCGACGGAGGTCGGTGCGACGCTGCTGCGTCAAGCGGCGCCGGGCATCGTCAACGCCTCGATGGAGCTCGGCGGGGACGGCCCCTTCGTCGTCCTCGACGACGCCGACGTGGAGGCTGCCGCCGCGCAGGCGATCGTCGCGAAGTTCCGCAACGCGGGGCAGGCCTGCGTCGCCGCCAACCGCATCATCGTCCACGAGAAGATCGCCGACGCCTTCATCGAGCGATTCGTCGCGCTCGCCGAGGCGCTTCGCGTGGGGAGCGGGTTCGAACCGGGCACCGATGTCGGCCCCATCATCTCCGCCCGTCAGCGCGACGGCGTCGCCGAGCTCGTCGCGGAGTTCGAGCGCATCGACGCGACGCTTCTCACCGGCGGCCGCGTCATCGACGGCGACGGGTACTTCTTCCAGCCCACGGTGTTCGAGGTCCGCGACCGCGACAGCGACGTATGCCATCGTGAGCTGTTCGCACCGATCGCCGCGATCTACCGGGTCGAGAGCACGGCCGACGCCATCCGTTTCGCCAACGACACCCGCTACGGGCTCGCCGCCTACGTGTTCACCCGTGATCTGTCTCGCGCCTTCGCCGTCGTCGAACGCCTCGACTTCGGCATGGTGGGGATCAACCGTGGGATCATGGCCGATCCCGCGGCCGCCTTCGGCGGGGTGAAGGCGTCCGGTCTGGGTCGCGAAGGCGGCCAGGACGGCATCTACGAATTCCTCGAGCCCAAGTACCTGGCCGTCACCGTGGACGAAGAAGGAGCCCTCTCATGA
- a CDS encoding SDR family oxidoreductase, translating to MGRLAGKRAVITGAASGMGRATAELFASEGARVALLDAQAEAGETVAESIRAAGGDAMFARADVTDEASVRAAVDGAAAAFGGLDVLVNCAGIIGADKPTHEVSEEEWDAVFAVDVKGVFFATKAAVPHFLDAGRGAIVNFSSIYGIIGNDEFTPYHVAKGAVNMQTKQDAATYGRHRIRVNAVNPSTVLTPLVEGIAAEYPGGLPAYEEMMTAHQSIRRLGRPMDVAYAVLFLASDEADWITGVTLPVDGGYTAR from the coding sequence ATGGGACGACTTGCCGGCAAGCGCGCCGTGATCACCGGCGCTGCATCCGGGATGGGCCGCGCGACCGCGGAGCTGTTCGCTTCAGAGGGCGCGCGCGTGGCGCTGCTCGATGCCCAGGCGGAGGCGGGCGAGACCGTCGCCGAGAGCATCCGGGCCGCCGGCGGCGACGCAATGTTCGCCCGAGCGGACGTCACCGACGAGGCGAGTGTGCGGGCGGCCGTCGACGGTGCGGCCGCAGCGTTCGGGGGTCTGGACGTGCTCGTCAACTGCGCCGGCATCATCGGGGCCGACAAGCCGACGCACGAGGTCAGCGAGGAGGAATGGGACGCGGTCTTCGCCGTCGACGTGAAGGGCGTGTTCTTCGCGACGAAGGCGGCCGTGCCGCACTTCCTCGACGCCGGCAGGGGCGCGATCGTGAACTTCTCCTCGATCTACGGGATCATCGGCAACGACGAGTTCACGCCGTACCACGTGGCCAAGGGCGCCGTGAACATGCAGACGAAGCAGGATGCGGCGACCTATGGGCGCCACCGCATACGCGTCAACGCTGTCAACCCCTCGACCGTGCTCACCCCTCTCGTGGAGGGGATCGCTGCCGAGTATCCGGGCGGATTGCCCGCGTACGAGGAGATGATGACGGCTCACCAGTCGATCCGGCGGCTCGGACGCCCGATGGATGTCGCATACGCCGTGCTGTTCCTGGCCTCCGACGAAGCCGACTGGATCACGGGCGTGACGCTGCCCGTCGACGGCGGGTACACGGCGCGATGA
- a CDS encoding glutaredoxin domain-containing protein, which translates to MTGDSPIRVFGKSDCADTARTRALLEAERAPFVFIDVEASSSAAAQAAELGGSPRVPVVVFPDGDVLVEPDDDEVRARLR; encoded by the coding sequence ATGACCGGCGACTCGCCCATCCGGGTGTTCGGGAAGTCCGACTGCGCTGACACGGCCCGCACGCGCGCGCTGTTGGAGGCCGAGAGAGCGCCGTTCGTCTTCATCGACGTCGAGGCCTCGAGCTCGGCCGCCGCGCAGGCCGCCGAGCTCGGTGGCTCGCCGCGGGTGCCCGTCGTCGTCTTCCCCGACGGCGACGTGCTCGTCGAACCGGACGACGACGAAGTGCGCGCCCGGCTTCGCTGA
- a CDS encoding MarR family winged helix-turn-helix transcriptional regulator: MARPVDTAAPSLVDDVSFLLARANALALAAGNAALAEHGLKARSYSVLVLSLAADAPTQRDLAEFLRLDPSQVVALVDGLETRGLVERRADPSDRRVKVVVATPAGRALAARAHVSAGEAEERAHAALSADERETLRDLLRRVAFPGADG, encoded by the coding sequence ATGGCCCGCCCCGTGGACACCGCCGCGCCGTCGCTCGTCGACGACGTGAGCTTCCTGCTCGCGCGCGCCAACGCGCTGGCGCTGGCCGCGGGCAATGCCGCGCTCGCCGAGCACGGGCTGAAGGCGCGCTCGTACTCGGTGCTCGTCCTCTCGCTCGCGGCGGATGCGCCGACCCAGCGCGACCTCGCCGAGTTCCTGCGGCTCGACCCGAGCCAGGTCGTGGCGCTCGTCGACGGCCTGGAGACGCGCGGGCTCGTCGAGCGCCGCGCCGACCCCAGCGATCGCCGCGTCAAGGTCGTCGTCGCGACCCCCGCCGGGCGCGCGCTCGCGGCCCGCGCGCACGTGTCGGCCGGCGAGGCCGAGGAGCGCGCGCACGCCGCGCTGTCGGCCGACGAGCGCGAGACGCTGCGCGACCTGCTGCGTCGCGTCGCCTTCCCCGGCGCAGATGGCTGA